From Patescibacteria group bacterium:
AATAAAGGTAACCCCAGTCTCTGTTTCGGGATGCGTCCAGGCTTTACGAATTGTAGGAAGTGATGCAAGGCCATCACCAAGAGCCGCTAGTAGTATTGCACTACGAGGAGAATCAGCTAACGCCCAAACAATTAGTGCCAACACCGAACATAAACCACACGCCAAATCAAATCTTGTTAGTTTCCAATAGCTCTGCTTATTAACAAATGAAACAAGAAAGACGAGTAAGGGTAAAAAACCAGCGAGGAAAATTCTAACCGTTGCCCAAACATCAGCGTGGGCATAAAGAGCGGCGGCAGTTCCTATAAGTGGGGCAAGTGCCCACATAGACCAAGAGATGCGGTTGGGTTTTGTTTTACCATTCAACGTATCTCGAATATAGGCAAATGAGCCAAGCACGCTTATAACCGCACTTATTATGACCAGCCAATGAATTAAAGGTAATCCCATATTTGTAGCTTATCGTAGATTCAAATAGTTTATTATGGATTGGTGCTCTCGGCAGGAATCGAACCTGCATTACAAGATCCGCAATCTTGCGTCCTATCCATTGCCACCCAGTGGGTGGTCACCCTCTGGGTGAAACGACTTGTGTAAGTGCTCTCGGCAGGAATCGAACCTGCATTACAAGATCCGCAATCTTGCGTCCTATCCATTGAACGACGAGAGCTCAATAATTTATCCATTGCCCGCTACATCGGCCTTTGGCCGTGAGCGGGTCCGCGCACGCCGCATCTGGCGGCGATGTCGCGGAAACGACGGGCGCTTTTTTAAAATACCCCTCCTTTCCAAGGAGGGGATGGGGTGGTTTGATTCACCGCTATGAACATCTTGCTATAACCGGAACAGTTTTGTCAACTGTTCGGACAGGGGGATGGTCGTTCTTTCCAGATTTTCTTTGACGTATTTAAGCAGATTCCGGCGGATGACGATCGGATTCATATCATCCAAGGGGATGGAAAAGCGGGTGCGGGCGAAATTGACCAGCCAAAAAAGCCAGCTATAGCGGGCCGGTTCGTTGGCCGGCAAAGCGGGTCGGGCAAATCTCTTGAATTCCAAATAAAGATTTTTTACTCCCTCGTCCGGCTCATAAATTATAAAAAAATCCTGAATAAGGCCATAATCATAAAATTCTTTGCCCACTGTCACGCCCCGATCGCTTAAAGTGACATTAAGCGATCCTGGTCTGCCACCGTCAAAAATTACGAGCAAGACCGCCGCAAAAATAATAATGATGGCAAAAATCAGATTTTGCGTAAAAATCGCGTAGGTCAAAAGAGCGATGGCGATGAGCGAGTAGATCGCGTACCAAAGCTTTGTTTTCCCTTCGCTTTGATATTCGGGTATTTGCCAGCTGATGACGTCGGTTTCGGATTTGATGTCTTGAGTCGGCTTGTATTCTTCGGCCATATTGTTTGACAGTCAATTTTTTATCTTATATTATGATTATATCATATTTGTAAGTTAACGTAAAATATACCAATAGATAAATCGAAAATCTGAAATCTTAAATCGAAAATCGAAAGAGGAGAGGTGGCTGAGTGGCTGAAAGCAGCACACTGCTAATGTGTTAACCTAGCAATAGGTTCATGGGTTCGAATCCCATCCTCTCCGCCAAGATAACTAAGTATCGTGCAGACCCGAGTGGCTTTAAAGTGGGGAGTTCGCTGATAATAAAAAAATAACGATTTTAAAGTCGTTATTTTTTTATAGCAGAGGAATTTATACTCATTTGATAAGCGATTTTGAAGCCCACAGGCCGTCGCCAATCCGATACCAGCCATTTTTTTCTTCAAACGCTTGTATTGCAGCATCTCATCATTTACAAGACTCGTTTTTCGCGTTATTATTTTGAATATGTTCAAACATTTAAAAACGAAAAAATGGGTTGTTTATGTGTCAACTTTTCCGCCCCGCGAGTGCGGAATTGCCACCTTTACCGAGGATTTAATGGATTACTTCGACGAAATGTATAAGCCTCATGAAGAGGCGAAAGTTATTGCCATGAATCTTGATCGGACTTCCCGATATGCTTATGATCAATCGAGGGTTATTTATCAGATTCCCCAGCCGAGCGAATCCCGTTATGAGGACGCCGCAAAATACCTGAATTCTCTTGACCAAGTAGCCCTTGTCCACGTTCAGCATGAATTTGGAATTTTTGGCGGATTATATGGCGGTCATCTGATTCTTTTTCTGCGTGAGCTCAAAAAACCAGCGATAGTTACTTTTCATACGGTATTACCTTCGCCTAATCCCGAGCTGAAAGATATGGTGGGCGCGATCAATAATCACGTACAGAAGATCGTGGTCATAACGGAAACCTCAAAGCGGATACTGATTGCCGAATACGGAATCGACCCGGAAAAAATCGTCATTATTGCCCACGGCATCCATCCGGTTAATTTTTCTAACGGCCAAAAAAATCGCGCGGATTTAGGGCTCGAAAAATCCGTGGTTATTTCAACCTTCGGCTTGATTGGAAGAGGCAAGGGGATAGAGTACGGCATTGAGGCCATGGCGGAAGTCGTCAAAAAAAATCCCAACGCCATTTATCTTATCATCGGCGCTACGCATCCGGTTGTTTTAAAAAACGAAGGCGAAGCTTATCGGAATTCGTTAGAGCAAAAGGTCCATGATCTTGGCCTCGAGGATCATGTTTTCTTTTATGATAAATATCTTGAACTCCACGAGTTGCTTTATTTTCTGGATGCCACGAATATTTATTTGGCGCTTTCCCAAGATCCGAATCAAGCTGTTTCCGGAACTTTATCTTATGCGCTGGGCTGCGGCCGTCCGGTTGTTTCTACGTCGTTCGCCCAGGCCAAGGAAGATGTCACCGAAGATATCGGCATCTTAGTCGGTTTTAAGGATGTAACCGGCATAGCTGAAGCTCTTTCTCATTTGATAAATAATTCAGAGCTTCGCGGCCAGATGGGCAAGAATGCTTATTTTAAGACGCGAGTCAGAACGTGGAGAAATTCCGTGCTCCGCCATATGAATGAATATATCCGCCTGGTGCCCTCTTTGGGAGAAGAAGAAAAAAATCTGCCCAGGATACGGCTTACCCATCTTAACGCCATGACTGACAGCTTTGGCATCATCCAATTCGCCAATCTGATAACGCCGGATCCGTCCTCCGGATATACTCTTGATGATAACGCACGGGCATTGGCGGCGGCGGTAAAATATTATGAAATTTCCGGCAAGAAAAAAGTTTTTCCGCTCATTCATACTTATCTGAATTTTATCGAGTATGTTCAAAAGGACGGCGGAGGTTTTCATAATTACGTGGATGCTAAAAGAAAAATTATCGGTAATGAGCAGCTTGATGAAAATCTCGAAAGCGCCAGCACCAGGGCGATGCATGCTTTGGCGGCAACCGCCGCTTCTCCTTCTTTGCCGCAACAGTTCCGCGAAAAGGCGATTGCAATGTTTAAAAAGAACCTGCCTATGCTATTAGCCGTAACTTCTCCCCGCTCAATCGCCTATGCTATCAAGGCGCTCCGTTTTTGGAATTCCGCTTATCCTTCTCCCGATACGGTCCAGGCCGCGGCCAAGCTTGCCGACAAGCTGGTTGAATATTACGAAAAGACCAGCGCTCCCGATTGGCATTGGTTTGAAGATATCCTGGCTTATGCCAACGGCATCATGCCCGATTCCCTGATCGACGCGTATTTGCTTACTAAGAACGAAAAATATTTGAGCATCGCCCGCGAATCGCTCGATTTTCTCATCGGCAACAGCTTTAAGGAAAATATTTGCGTCCCGATCGGCCAGAACGGCTGGCTGAAGCGCGGCGAAAAGAAATATAACTACGATCAGCAGCCGGAAGAGGCGGCCAGTCTGGTTATAGCTTTAAAGTCAATGCACGAGGCCACTCGCGATGAAAAATACGCGCGCCGGATGCGCCAGGCTTTTGATTGGTTTTTAGGGAACAATCTTCTTCGCCGCGTCGTTTATGATCAGAATTCCGGCGGCTGCTTTGACGGCCTCGGCGAAAACGAGGTTAATCTTAATCAGGGCGCGGAATCCACTATCATGTATCTTCTGGCGCGCCTTGAATTCGAGCAGTCTTTAGTAGGGCGGCAAAACGAGGACATTAAGGACGCGGTTTAGAGTATTTTTTGGTGAAGTAATTTTTCATAGGACGGATACCGCTCATAAGCCTTATTTTTGGGAGGCTTTTTTATTTGTCTTAATTGGATTTTTATGATTTTTTGTGTTATTTTTAAGATATATGACTGATCAAGATTATCCCGGACTATCAACCATTGAGGCGGAAAAAAGATTGGAAAAATTCGGGCTGAACGATGTTGAAGAAAGGAAGAGCGGCTTGGTGAAAAAGTTTTTAGCGCCTCTATACTCTCCCATCTCGCTCATGCTTTTGGGAGCGGCTTTTTTGTCGTATATAAACGGCAAGATTTTCGATTTTTATTTCATTATCGCCCTGTATTTCGTTAATTACTCAATCCAAAAATGGCAGGAATTCAAAGCGGACAAAGCCATCAAGGAGTTGCAGGACAAACTGTCGTTCGATGTCTGGACTTGGCGCGACGGAAAATGGGATTATGTCAATGCCAAACGGTTAGTTCCCGGCGATCGCATCCGCCTGGGTTTAGGCAGTATTATTCCGGCCGATGGAACAGTCCTGTCAGCCAAGAATCTTTCCGTGAATGAAGCGGTCCTGACCGGAGAATCGCTGCCAAAAGATAAAAAAACAGGTGATAAGATATTTTCCGGTTCGTTCATCGCCGCCGGTAATTTTGAAGCCGAGATCACGGCTACGGGAAAAGATACGAATTTCGGCAAGACAATATTTTCTATCGAACAATCGACGGAAAAAAGCATTTTGGAAAAAGACATTTTAAACATTACCCGATTCTTAACAATTGTCAGCATTGTGTCAGTAATAATTCTTTCCGTTGTTTTTTTTCTCCGTGGTTTTTCCATCGCCGATCTTCTGACGCTTGACCTGAGCTTGATAATCGCGGGCATCCCGATCGCCTTGCCAGCAGTGATGGCAATAATCTTGAGTATCGGGGCCGGCGGCTTGGCCAAAAAGCAAGTGGTGGTTAGGCGGCTCTCGGCCTTGCAGGATTTGGCCAATGTCAATTTGCTTTTGACTGATAAGACAGGGACGCTGACCAAGAATGAAATCAGCGTCGTCAGCGTCGTTTGCTATCAGCCGAATTTGAGCACCGATGATGTTATTGAATTGGCGAGCTATGCCGCTTCCAACGATATTCCCGATGCGATTGACTCGGCAGTTGTCAAAAAATTCAAGGAGACCGGCCGGCAGCCAGCCAAGATTGAAATTATCCATTACACTCCTTACGACTCAGACCGGAAGAGATCGACAGCCTTCATTAAGAAGGGCGAAGAAAAAATACTGATCAGCCTGGGCGCGCCGCAAGTGATAATGGCTTTTGATGAATTCGGCTCGAAAGAAACGGCGGAAAAGTTCGAAAAAGATATTCAGGATGCGGCCAATGAGGGCTATCGGGTTTTGGCAGTGGCGGTCAAGAATGGCGGCGGCGATGAAGAAAAGCATATGCGGATCGCCGGCTTGCTTTTGCTGGCCGATCCCTTGGACGAAACTTCGAAAGAAGCGATGAGGTTTATGCGGGATAACGGCATCGGCGTCAAAATGCTTACTGGCGATAATAAGGTCATTGCCGAACGGATCGCCAATGAGCTGGAATTTTCCGGAACGATTTTGGCCGCGGCGGAAGCGAGAAAATTATATGAAAACAAAAAAACTTTTCAAAAGAAGCTGAATGACATTTCGGTTTTCGCAGAAATCCTGCCCAAAGATAAATATGAGATCGCCAAAGCCTTCGAGAAGAAATACGTTGTCGCCGTTACCGGCGATGGCATCAATGATCTACCCGCTCTTAAAGTTGCCGATGTCGGCATTGCCGTTTCCGGCGCCGTCAGCGCCCTGAAAAGTCTGGCAGACATAGTTTTGCTCGGCCAAGGACTCTCGGTTATCAAAGACGCTATTTTGGAATCGCGGAAGATTTTTGTCCGTCTTTATAATTATACGGTTTATCGCATCTCCGAAAGTTTCCGGCTCATCATCACTATTTTGATCCTCGGTTTATGGATCGGCGCTTATCCGCTTCAGCCCTTGCAGCTTATCCTTTTGGCTTTTCTTAATGATATTCCGATAATCTCCTTGGCTTTTGACCGGGTAAAAATTTCCGCCAAGCCATCAGAAATAAATAACAAAGAAAGATTGGTTTCTAGTTTGTTGTTCGGTTTGGTAGGAGTATTGAACAGTATGCTGATGTTTTTTCTGATGGCTAATATTTTTCATCTATCTTTGCCGGTTATCCAAACGATGTTTTTCCTTAAGCTGACCGTGTCCGGCCATGCCTTGATTTTTGTGGCTCATACCAAGGAGCGCTGGTTTAAATTCTTGCCTGCCAAGCAGGTGATCATCGCCACCTTGGCCACGCAAGCGATTGCGACTACCTTGGCCATTACCGGTTTTATGATGCCGGCGGGAATCAATCCTTTGTATGCCTTTTTCGTCTGGTGCTGGGCTTTATTCTGGATGCAGATCGGTGAATTAACCAAAGATTTACAGACAAAGTATGTGAAAATAATAAAAAATGGAACAAGATAAAAAAATAAAAAAAATATTTGCATTAATTTTTCCTCACACAAGGCTGAATAATAGCCTGCGAATTTTGGTAACAACTAACGCCATTTTCGTTTTTATTATAGGCCTGTTTGCGCCATTTTATGCAGTGTTTATCCAGCATATCGGCGGGAACATTGCTTTTGCCGGATTATCGTGGGCTATATTTTCAATTGTTAGCGGCGTGCTGATATTTCTTTTTTCGAAGTGGGAATTAAAGGTAAAAGAGCCAGAGCTTTTGATTGCATTGGGATATATTTTGCGCAGCGGCGTATTCTTGAGCTATGCTTTTATGACAAGCATTACCCAGCTAATTGTCACCCAAGTTTTTTGGGGAGTGGCAACGGCTTTGGGAACACCGGCATTTGATTCTGTCTATGCTAACCACACAACTAAAGAAAATTCCATTGTTGAATGGGGACAATGGGAGGGTATTTCAGCTATTGTCACGGGCACAGCGGCGCTTGTCGGCGGATTCTTTATTCAAACATTCGGCTACCAGGTAATTTTTATTATTATGGCGATAATATCTGCTAGTTTGGGAATTTATATTTGGAAGTTGCCGCGTGAAGTTTTATAAAATAAATAATTATTTTAATAAAATTATAAATTTATGCGCCGAAAATTTATCCTATCCGTATTAAACGTTTTAACACTCTGTGTTGTCATCGCCGCCGTTAGCATATCTTTTGTTGAAAACAACAAATGGATGGGCATTGTGTTAATTGTTCTTGCTATTCTTTGCGTTGTTTCTCTTATACCTTTTAAAATTAATTTAAAATCCGCCTTGCCTGATATTTTTTTTGGCGTAATTGATAATGGTATTTTGGCCATTTTAGCTATATTTGGCGGTCATTTTGCGGGCGTAGTCGGCGCAATTATCGGCGGAGTTGTCGGCAACGCTATAACCGATGGCATCGCTGGCATATTTGAAGGACATATGGCAGAAAGATTAAGATTACGGTTTGTTAATGAGGAGAGAACGATGCTTAAGTCGGCCGTCGGGAAAATGGCAGGCTGTCTTTTGGGTGCGGGAGCTGTTTTGGCCGCAAACAGTATTATAAAATTTTAAGTTCTTTCATATTTTAAAAGAGTTAAAGTTTTGTCTTTGTAGACTATTTTTGATCTTAGATTTCCAAGCAGTTCGCGTTTTTCCGATACCGACCCCTCTTTAAGAATATATTTAGCGTAATTACGAATATCCATATCATCCCTGGTTTTTACTTTATCTGTACTGCCCAGCACCGATCTTTGGAAGATATTGAACCGGGCAATTTCGTCTTCTAGCCGTTTTCTCATGCCAAGTTCGTTGATATCTACCTTGTCTAATATTTTTAACAGTTCTTCTATTAATTCTTCTTCCCGGATATATTTATTTTTGCAATTCCGGTCTCTCGCCCTAGAACAAGAATAATAGACATATCTGTTGTGCGTGCCGTCTTTAAGCTGTTTGTATTTTTCTTCGGCCGAGATGCCCGATCCGCAATAGCCGCAAGTGAATAATTTGGTGAAGGAAAATTCATGATTTTTTCTCGTGATATTATCCCTCTCTAATTGCGCCTTAGCCTTTTCGAATAACTCCTGGGTGATAATCGGCTCGTGTTTGCCGGTATACCAATTGCCGCTGTTCAGCGGACGTTCGAATACTCCATAATAGAAAGGATTATTCAGGATGCGATAGACTCCGCTTAATGTCAGCGGTTTGTTGCCCCGAGTATAAAAATTCAGTTCATGCCTGAGCCAGTTATATATCTTTCGGCCTGAATAATTATCAAAAGCGACTTTCTCAAACATTTTTTTGATAACCGGCGCCCTTTGCGGGTCTAATATAATTTGGCATTTTTTATCCATCCGATTTTGATTCAGATAACCCAACGGCGCCAGCCCTGCCCAGAGCCCCATCTCGGCTCTAGTCCGCAGACCGCGTTTAACATTTACTCCTCGGTTATCGTTTTCTAATTTTGCCTGCGATCCTAAAATCATTAGTAAAAATTTTTCATTGGGGTTGTTGCCGAACCTTTGGCCGTAAGTTCGGATGTCTTGCAGTAACCCCGAATCCATTAAATCGACGATTCTGCCTAAGTCCCCGGCATTCCTGGAAATGCGATCCGGTGCCCATGTCAGAATACCATTAAATTTTTTCTGCTTGATTTCATCGATAATCTCATTAAAAACCGGCCGTTGGCCGGTTTCTTTGGCAGAATGGGATTCTCGCTTCATGGTCACTACTTCCAGATTTTCCTTTTCGGCCAGCAAAAGCATCTCTTTAATTTGACTGTCGATTGAAAGGACTTGCCGTTCCTCGGATTCGCTCGATTTCCTAGCATATAAGCAGTACTTCACCGGAACGTCCAAAGAAACTGAATTTGACCCCGAATTTCGCCCCGGGCTCGCGGATAATACCGCCGTGTTTGTTGCCTGTTGTTGCATAATGTTGTTGGTTAGTTACTTAATTACAACAACATTGATGACGCAACGGTTGGAAGGAGTCCAGAGGGTCCCGAGTAGGTAAAATGTTGATAACCCTAAGTAAAATAGACTGAAAATTGTCTATAATCCGCCTTTACTTTTGGCTAAAAGTATTGTAAATTAGATATATAACCATAAAAAATATTATGCCAGCTATAACTAATACGGGAACAAATACGCTATCTAGCAAGCTAAAAAGTATGCTTCCCGATTGCGATAAAATCGACGCCCTTGTCGGCTATTTTTATTTTTCCGGGTTTAAAGACTTGCACAATGAGTTGAGGGATAAACAGATAAGGATTCTTGTTGGCATGGATATTGACAAAAAGATCATTGAAAAGGTTTCAACGCTAAAAGATCTTGATTTGGATTCCCATGTCGTTGAAACAAAAAAATCTTCTAGAACGGGAGCAAAAGAGGACTATATTGAAAATTTTTCGAAGATTTTTAATGATACGGACTATTTTGATAATGATGAGTCCCAAAAAGCATTTGAAATATTTTTGGATAAAATAAAAGATGGAAGTCTTCAGATTAAAAAAACGGCGGTCGCTAATCACTCGAAATTTTATATTCTTCACAACAAGACCGGTGACGGCGTTGTGATTGTTGGATCAAGTAATTTAACTGTCTCCGGCCTTAGAGAGCAGAGAGAGCATAATATTTTGCTTTCAGAAAAACATTATTATGATAGCCATGTAAAAGATTTTGAAGAGTGCTGGGATGACGAGGATAATATAACAATTACGGATATTGGTTCGTCAGATAATTTTATTACTGAAATAAAAAGTAGAATCTGGCTTTATTCCTTGCCTGACCCAATTTTGATGTATTACCGCGTTTTAAGTGAGTATTTTGCCGTAAGCGAATCTGCTGATATGAAAACGCCGATGCGCATTACCGGCGGCAAATTTTTTGACCTCAAGTATCAGAAGGACGCGATCAATCTTGGTATAGATAGAATTAAAAAATTTGGCGGCGTTATTATTGCTGATGTCGTCGGTCTTGGTAAAAGTATTATCGCTTCTGCGATTGCGCATAATCTTGGCATGCAAACGATTATCATTGCTCCGCCTCATCTCGAAAGTCAGTGGAAGGATTATATGGCTGAATTTGATTTCAAGGGCCAGGTTTATACGACCGGCAGAATCGAGGAGGCCCTCGAAAGACATAAGGACAATGGAGGGAAGCTTTTGATTATTCTTGACGAAGCCCATAAACATCGTAATGAAGATACTGATAATTATAAGGTGTTGCATAGATTGTGCGCCGGTAATTTTGTCATGGCTTTGTCGGCGACACCGTTCAATAATGATCCGAAAGATATTTACGCCTTGATAAAATTGTTTAGTACCCCCGGACAATCTACTGTTCGAACCGTAGAGAATTTGAGCATGTCTTTTCATATGCTTTTCAAGCGATATAAAAAGGTTAGAAAAGATTTGAGAAAAAACAGCGATGGTGATGAAAAAGATAAATTAGAAGTTAAGACAGAATTGCATTCTATCGCAGATGAGCTCAGAAAAATGATTGAGCCACTTGTTATTCGCCGTTCGCGTTTAGACCTAGAAGAGATTGAAGACTATCGTGAAGATTTAAAGAGGCAAGGAATTTCCTTTGCCAAGGTGAAAGATCCGGAATTGCTCGAATATAATCTTGGCGACATGCTTAATTTGTATATAGACACTCTTGAAAAAATATCACCGGACGATAAAAGTACCAGCTTTATTGGCACACGCTATAAACCGGCAAGCTATATTAGGGAAGGTTCAGAATTTATAAAGAAATTGGCAGAGAGTGAGGATGATGATGAAAGTGGCGCTTCCCCGGAGGAACAGATGCAAAGAATTAAGCAAGCTCAGGTTAACGTGGCAAAGTTCATGAGAAGATTGTTGGTTAGGCGCTTTGAAAGCTCGATCGGTGCCTTTAAGATATCCCTTGATCATATGATCACTTCTTCGGAAACAATGCTGGATTGGTATGTAAACAGACAGCAAGTTCCAATTTTTAAAAAAGGAGCACTCCCTGAAGTCGATGAATTGGAAGAAATGGAAGATAAGGAAAGGGAGGAGCTATTTTCAAAGCTAGAAGGAAAAGGACTTATACTTATCCCAGCCAAGGA
This genomic window contains:
- a CDS encoding plasma-membrane proton-efflux P-type ATPase, producing MTDQDYPGLSTIEAEKRLEKFGLNDVEERKSGLVKKFLAPLYSPISLMLLGAAFLSYINGKIFDFYFIIALYFVNYSIQKWQEFKADKAIKELQDKLSFDVWTWRDGKWDYVNAKRLVPGDRIRLGLGSIIPADGTVLSAKNLSVNEAVLTGESLPKDKKTGDKIFSGSFIAAGNFEAEITATGKDTNFGKTIFSIEQSTEKSILEKDILNITRFLTIVSIVSVIILSVVFFLRGFSIADLLTLDLSLIIAGIPIALPAVMAIILSIGAGGLAKKQVVVRRLSALQDLANVNLLLTDKTGTLTKNEISVVSVVCYQPNLSTDDVIELASYAASNDIPDAIDSAVVKKFKETGRQPAKIEIIHYTPYDSDRKRSTAFIKKGEEKILISLGAPQVIMAFDEFGSKETAEKFEKDIQDAANEGYRVLAVAVKNGGGDEEKHMRIAGLLLLADPLDETSKEAMRFMRDNGIGVKMLTGDNKVIAERIANELEFSGTILAAAEARKLYENKKTFQKKLNDISVFAEILPKDKYEIAKAFEKKYVVAVTGDGINDLPALKVADVGIAVSGAVSALKSLADIVLLGQGLSVIKDAILESRKIFVRLYNYTVYRISESFRLIITILILGLWIGAYPLQPLQLILLAFLNDIPIISLAFDRVKISAKPSEINNKERLVSSLLFGLVGVLNSMLMFFLMANIFHLSLPVIQTMFFLKLTVSGHALIFVAHTKERWFKFLPAKQVIIATLATQAIATTLAITGFMMPAGINPLYAFFVWCWALFWMQIGELTKDLQTKYVKIIKNGTR
- a CDS encoding recombinase family protein — its product is MQQQATNTAVLSASPGRNSGSNSVSLDVPVKYCLYARKSSESEERQVLSIDSQIKEMLLLAEKENLEVVTMKRESHSAKETGQRPVFNEIIDEIKQKKFNGILTWAPDRISRNAGDLGRIVDLMDSGLLQDIRTYGQRFGNNPNEKFLLMILGSQAKLENDNRGVNVKRGLRTRAEMGLWAGLAPLGYLNQNRMDKKCQIILDPQRAPVIKKMFEKVAFDNYSGRKIYNWLRHELNFYTRGNKPLTLSGVYRILNNPFYYGVFERPLNSGNWYTGKHEPIITQELFEKAKAQLERDNITRKNHEFSFTKLFTCGYCGSGISAEEKYKQLKDGTHNRYVYYSCSRARDRNCKNKYIREEELIEELLKILDKVDINELGMRKRLEDEIARFNIFQRSVLGSTDKVKTRDDMDIRNYAKYILKEGSVSEKRELLGNLRSKIVYKDKTLTLLKYERT
- a CDS encoding glycosyltransferase, with product MFKHLKTKKWVVYVSTFPPRECGIATFTEDLMDYFDEMYKPHEEAKVIAMNLDRTSRYAYDQSRVIYQIPQPSESRYEDAAKYLNSLDQVALVHVQHEFGIFGGLYGGHLILFLRELKKPAIVTFHTVLPSPNPELKDMVGAINNHVQKIVVITETSKRILIAEYGIDPEKIVIIAHGIHPVNFSNGQKNRADLGLEKSVVISTFGLIGRGKGIEYGIEAMAEVVKKNPNAIYLIIGATHPVVLKNEGEAYRNSLEQKVHDLGLEDHVFFYDKYLELHELLYFLDATNIYLALSQDPNQAVSGTLSYALGCGRPVVSTSFAQAKEDVTEDIGILVGFKDVTGIAEALSHLINNSELRGQMGKNAYFKTRVRTWRNSVLRHMNEYIRLVPSLGEEEKNLPRIRLTHLNAMTDSFGIIQFANLITPDPSSGYTLDDNARALAAAVKYYEISGKKKVFPLIHTYLNFIEYVQKDGGGFHNYVDAKRKIIGNEQLDENLESASTRAMHALAATAASPSLPQQFREKAIAMFKKNLPMLLAVTSPRSIAYAIKALRFWNSAYPSPDTVQAAAKLADKLVEYYEKTSAPDWHWFEDILAYANGIMPDSLIDAYLLTKNEKYLSIARESLDFLIGNSFKENICVPIGQNGWLKRGEKKYNYDQQPEEAASLVIALKSMHEATRDEKYARRMRQAFDWFLGNNLLRRVVYDQNSGGCFDGLGENEVNLNQGAESTIMYLLARLEFEQSLVGRQNEDIKDAV
- a CDS encoding helicase-related protein; translation: MPAITNTGTNTLSSKLKSMLPDCDKIDALVGYFYFSGFKDLHNELRDKQIRILVGMDIDKKIIEKVSTLKDLDLDSHVVETKKSSRTGAKEDYIENFSKIFNDTDYFDNDESQKAFEIFLDKIKDGSLQIKKTAVANHSKFYILHNKTGDGVVIVGSSNLTVSGLREQREHNILLSEKHYYDSHVKDFEECWDDEDNITITDIGSSDNFITEIKSRIWLYSLPDPILMYYRVLSEYFAVSESADMKTPMRITGGKFFDLKYQKDAINLGIDRIKKFGGVIIADVVGLGKSIIASAIAHNLGMQTIIIAPPHLESQWKDYMAEFDFKGQVYTTGRIEEALERHKDNGGKLLIILDEAHKHRNEDTDNYKVLHRLCAGNFVMALSATPFNNDPKDIYALIKLFSTPGQSTVRTVENLSMSFHMLFKRYKKVRKDLRKNSDGDEKDKLEVKTELHSIADELRKMIEPLVIRRSRLDLEEIEDYREDLKRQGISFAKVKDPELLEYNLGDMLNLYIDTLEKISPDDKSTSFIGTRYKPASYIREGSEFIKKLAESEDDDESGASPEEQMQRIKQAQVNVAKFMRRLLVRRFESSIGAFKISLDHMITSSETMLDWYVNRQQVPIFKKGALPEVDELEEMEDKEREELFSKLEGKGLILIPAKEIDLNFERDLKADIELLKKIQTEWSQNSNDYKYEFLKQRLSESIAKDRSRKIIIFTEFSDTANYVYEKLSKDGFKRVFKYSSADSSDENKKIIRTNFDAGLDLAKQSDDFDIIIATDAISEGFNLHRAGTIINYDIPYNPTRVIQRVGRINRVNKKVFDELYIYNFFPTATGEQETQTKAISTLKMDLIHTLLGEDTKTLTSDEDLKNYFAKQYKEENAENESLSWDAPYRNTWLKIKDDQAIMQKISEIPHRSRIARKGKVAGVVAFAKKSGNYIFAFGETPETVSIVSPQVALPLFDDTTDSEKALQTSVNFDPIYKMAKEHIFKENTKPPVETGRRQDALNKIKILADNYPQAHDLCLDVIKIIKDLDGLPNGLLKDIAEIKIDKKDFDSALKALKQLVPIKYIESIFNTAERANDTGKLIVLSEELFI
- a CDS encoding MFS transporter, coding for MEQDKKIKKIFALIFPHTRLNNSLRILVTTNAIFVFIIGLFAPFYAVFIQHIGGNIAFAGLSWAIFSIVSGVLIFLFSKWELKVKEPELLIALGYILRSGVFLSYAFMTSITQLIVTQVFWGVATALGTPAFDSVYANHTTKENSIVEWGQWEGISAIVTGTAALVGGFFIQTFGYQVIFIIMAIISASLGIYIWKLPREVL